The Methanoregula boonei 6A8 genome has a window encoding:
- the pap gene encoding polyphosphate:AMP phosphotransferase, translating to MTLPGLLFAIPAKGDSMLKKCDLTEKIDQKTFDEKTGPLQAHLGQLQRQLHAEKIPVIILIEGWNAAGISLTVKELIRSFDPRGIELSTIGSPTDAEQHRPLLWRFWNRIPPKGGIAIFDRSWYSRALAETTRHPAWEKRVDTAIQSINRFERQLADDNTIIVKIFLHISKKEQEKRFIDRETNPLTSWMVTPEDWDFHGEYETYFPLIDSFLRRTSTPGAPWTVIGADDTRYAILTAYKTVIAALEKRKTGRDGISGKEHATYTPDLVPAKRHEEKPARLDKETYEKRLAAAQLMLGDMQSILFKRNIPLIIIFEGRDAAGKGGTIMRLTRDLNPRGYRVTPVGGPNEFEKDHHYLWRFIRKYPRQGHTTIYDRSWYGRVLVERVEGFCTRAEWKRAYSEINEVEEEFRSWGGGILKFWLEVSPEEQLKRFQGREKDPSKQWKITEEDWRNREKWDQYSEAIDEMFEKTSTKNAPWIVINSDDKWNARIKTVETVCEYAERLLQVRYQHYS from the coding sequence GTGACATTGCCAGGACTGCTCTTTGCCATTCCGGCAAAAGGAGACTCCATGCTGAAAAAGTGCGACCTGACCGAAAAGATCGACCAGAAGACCTTTGATGAGAAAACAGGGCCGCTGCAGGCGCATCTTGGGCAGCTGCAACGGCAGCTCCATGCCGAGAAAATCCCGGTAATTATCCTCATCGAAGGCTGGAATGCCGCGGGAATTTCACTCACGGTCAAGGAGCTTATCCGTTCTTTTGACCCCCGGGGGATCGAGCTTTCAACTATCGGATCCCCTACTGATGCAGAGCAGCACCGTCCGCTGTTATGGAGGTTCTGGAACCGCATCCCTCCCAAAGGCGGGATTGCCATCTTTGACCGGAGCTGGTACAGCCGGGCGCTCGCGGAGACCACCCGGCACCCGGCCTGGGAAAAACGCGTTGACACGGCTATCCAGTCCATCAACAGGTTTGAGCGTCAGCTTGCCGATGACAACACGATCATCGTCAAGATTTTCCTTCATATCAGTAAAAAAGAGCAGGAAAAACGTTTCATTGACCGTGAAACAAACCCCCTTACCTCGTGGATGGTAACCCCTGAGGACTGGGATTTCCACGGCGAGTATGAGACGTATTTCCCGCTTATCGATTCTTTCCTTAGAAGGACCAGTACTCCCGGTGCACCCTGGACGGTCATTGGTGCCGATGATACCCGGTACGCCATTCTTACCGCTTACAAGACGGTCATAGCGGCCCTTGAAAAGAGAAAAACGGGCAGGGACGGTATATCCGGGAAGGAGCATGCCACGTACACCCCCGATCTAGTCCCGGCGAAACGACACGAGGAAAAACCGGCCCGGCTCGATAAGGAGACCTACGAAAAACGACTCGCGGCCGCACAGCTGATGCTCGGCGATATGCAGTCCATCCTTTTCAAGCGCAATATCCCGCTTATTATTATCTTTGAGGGAAGGGATGCCGCGGGGAAAGGGGGCACCATAATGCGCCTCACTCGTGACTTAAACCCGAGAGGCTACCGGGTCACACCCGTTGGCGGCCCAAACGAATTTGAAAAAGATCATCACTATCTCTGGAGGTTTATACGGAAATACCCCCGCCAGGGCCATACGACGATCTATGACCGGAGCTGGTACGGCAGGGTCCTTGTGGAACGGGTGGAAGGTTTTTGCACCCGGGCTGAATGGAAACGGGCCTATTCCGAGATAAACGAAGTAGAGGAAGAATTCCGCTCGTGGGGCGGAGGAATTTTGAAATTCTGGCTGGAGGTCAGCCCCGAAGAGCAGCTCAAACGGTTCCAGGGGCGGGAAAAAGACCCGTCCAAGCAATGGAAGATCACTGAAGAAGACTGGCGGAACCGGGAGAAATGGGACCAGTACAGCGAAGCCATTGATGAGATGTTTGAAAAAACAAGTACGAAAAACGCACCATGGATCGTAATAAACTCGGATGATAAATGGAATGCACGGATAAAAACCGTTGAGACTGTCTGCGAGTACGCCGAGCGCCTGCTTCAGGTAAGATACCAGCACTACAGTTAA
- a CDS encoding DUF5814 domain-containing protein: protein MIAGRARFRHAKKIERLCGYRVPEFAFSPVMLETVTSRFNFDALDFAVREQLLRFFDDFLRCKCRNSPLCGCPEKKFAKKVIELRENGLDHRQIAAYLSDEYGIEIFPADVLSFLEDSVHVLEAIADVAHLHGEEALAAKTADHIRLIER from the coding sequence GTGATCGCCGGCAGGGCGCGGTTCCGTCACGCAAAAAAGATTGAGCGTCTTTGCGGCTACCGGGTACCTGAATTTGCCTTTTCCCCGGTGATGCTCGAGACCGTCACCTCCCGTTTCAATTTCGATGCGCTGGATTTTGCCGTCCGCGAACAGCTCCTCCGCTTTTTTGACGATTTCCTCCGGTGCAAATGCAGGAACTCCCCGCTTTGCGGATGCCCGGAAAAAAAGTTTGCCAAAAAGGTGATCGAGCTGCGCGAGAACGGCCTCGACCACCGCCAGATCGCTGCCTATCTTTCCGATGAGTACGGGATCGAGATCTTTCCTGCGGATGTACTCTCTTTTTTGGAAGATTCCGTGCATGTGCTTGAAGCAATCGCGGACGTGGCGCACCTCCATGGTGAAGAGGCCCTGGCCGCAAAAACCGCGGATCACATCCGGCTCATTGAGCGTTAG
- the pap gene encoding polyphosphate:AMP phosphotransferase — MLKNIVSPKNRLDKKTFDKKIAPLQERMGVLQRALHDARIPVILVMEGWDAAGITRSTKMVIQSLDPRGFTLHTIEQPTDEERARPFMWRFWIRLPPRDRIAIFARSWYSRAISAEMQRPSWTKSLAGRIIAINNFERQLADDGAIILKFFLHIDKDEQQRRFVARESDPLKAWLVTPALWDLHKHYENSLPVVEDLLKKTDTASAPWHILDATDENFAVLEIYSALIAILEKTLDRQAKGKPKKPGDPLLPEKCPVRRGHNVKSGEKTCTREECQPDLDRLQEEMPRLQALLFKRKIPLIILYEGWDAAGKGGNITRLARYMNPRGYDVVPVSAPDATETSHHYLWRFVRNFPRDGHIAIFDRSWYGRVLVERVENYCTKYEWQRAYREINDMEADFVYSSGGGIVKFWLEISNEEQLRRFEQRENDPLKQWKITDEDWRNREKWDQYNTAIDEMLARTNTKIAPWNVIESDDKWHARVKTLEIVAEHCRNLL, encoded by the coding sequence ATGCTCAAAAACATTGTCAGCCCGAAAAACCGGCTCGATAAAAAGACGTTTGACAAAAAGATCGCTCCACTCCAGGAACGTATGGGCGTACTCCAGCGGGCCCTGCACGATGCCCGCATTCCGGTTATCCTTGTGATGGAAGGCTGGGACGCGGCAGGGATCACCCGCTCCACCAAGATGGTGATCCAGTCCCTGGACCCCCGGGGCTTTACCCTCCACACGATCGAGCAGCCCACGGATGAAGAACGGGCCCGTCCCTTTATGTGGCGGTTCTGGATCCGGCTGCCTCCCCGGGACCGGATCGCGATCTTTGCCAGGAGCTGGTACAGCCGTGCGATCTCTGCTGAAATGCAAAGGCCCAGCTGGACCAAGTCCCTTGCCGGGCGGATCATTGCGATCAACAATTTCGAGCGCCAGCTTGCCGATGACGGGGCGATCATCCTCAAGTTCTTTTTGCATATCGACAAAGATGAACAGCAGCGGCGTTTTGTAGCCCGGGAAAGCGATCCCCTCAAAGCATGGCTCGTGACCCCTGCGCTCTGGGACCTCCACAAGCATTACGAGAACTCTCTCCCGGTGGTTGAAGACCTCCTCAAAAAGACCGATACCGCATCTGCACCATGGCATATCCTGGATGCAACCGATGAGAATTTTGCGGTCCTCGAAATCTATTCGGCCCTGATTGCAATCCTGGAAAAGACCCTTGACCGCCAGGCAAAGGGAAAACCAAAAAAGCCCGGCGATCCTCTTCTCCCGGAGAAATGCCCGGTCAGGCGAGGTCATAATGTAAAATCCGGGGAAAAGACCTGCACACGGGAGGAGTGCCAGCCCGACCTTGACCGGCTCCAGGAAGAGATGCCCCGGCTCCAGGCGCTGCTGTTCAAGCGCAAGATCCCGCTTATCATCCTGTACGAGGGATGGGATGCAGCAGGGAAAGGGGGCAACATCACCCGGCTTGCACGGTACATGAACCCCCGTGGTTATGACGTGGTGCCGGTCTCTGCTCCCGATGCTACGGAAACAAGCCACCATTATCTCTGGCGGTTTGTCAGGAACTTCCCCCGGGACGGCCACATCGCGATCTTCGACCGGAGCTGGTACGGCCGCGTGCTTGTGGAGCGCGTGGAGAACTACTGTACGAAGTACGAGTGGCAGCGGGCGTACCGCGAGATCAATGACATGGAGGCAGACTTCGTGTATTCAAGCGGCGGGGGCATTGTCAAGTTCTGGCTGGAGATCAGTAACGAGGAGCAGCTCCGGCGTTTCGAACAACGGGAGAACGATCCGCTCAAGCAATGGAAAATTACCGATGAGGACTGGAGGAACCGGGAGAAGTGGGACCAGTACAATACGGCAATTGATGAGATGCTGGCCCGGACCAACACGAAGATCGCACCCTGGAACGTTATCGAATCCGATGACAAGTGGCACGCCCGGGTAAAAACACTGGAAATCGTGGCAGAGCATTGCCGGAACCTGCTCTGA
- the pscS gene encoding O-phospho-L-seryl-tRNA:Cys-tRNA synthase, whose protein sequence is MKCGNGIEARQVNELFINVDPIQAGGRLTGDAIKAIIAYGDGYSVCDNCRKPNRLDCIAKPPIAEFHKDVAAWLNMDAARMMPGARRGFQAVAHTYVSKGNPVLLTSLSHYTEFLAVEGAGGVACEIPADSNHLVTPDAAAAKIEEVKQKFGKAPVLAIIDHVDYQYGNLHDFAGIAKVAHQYDVPVLYNGAYTVGTMPVDGKVIGADFIVGSGHKSMASPAPSGVLATTAERAKEVFRTTGITGDVTGRKFGIKEPELMGCTLMGATLVGMMASFPHVKERVKHFDKELVNNRIVMEALLSIEGTKILSEYPRKHTLTRVDTTGSFDRVAETHKKKGFYFSSALNDKGIFGLIPGATRIWKFNTYGMTEKQTRYLADAFVAVAQENGLPVK, encoded by the coding sequence ATGAAATGCGGGAACGGGATCGAGGCCCGGCAGGTAAATGAGCTTTTCATCAACGTGGACCCGATCCAGGCCGGGGGGCGGCTGACCGGCGATGCGATCAAGGCGATTATTGCGTACGGCGATGGTTACTCGGTCTGCGACAACTGCAGGAAACCCAATCGCCTCGATTGTATTGCAAAGCCCCCGATCGCGGAGTTTCACAAGGATGTTGCTGCCTGGCTCAACATGGACGCAGCCCGGATGATGCCCGGTGCCCGGCGGGGGTTCCAGGCCGTGGCCCACACGTACGTAAGCAAGGGCAACCCGGTGCTTCTTACCTCGCTCTCGCACTACACCGAATTCCTCGCGGTTGAGGGCGCAGGAGGGGTTGCCTGTGAGATCCCGGCCGACAGCAATCACCTGGTCACCCCGGATGCTGCAGCGGCAAAGATCGAAGAAGTAAAACAAAAGTTCGGGAAAGCCCCGGTCCTTGCCATCATCGATCACGTGGATTACCAGTACGGGAACCTTCACGATTTTGCCGGGATCGCAAAAGTGGCACACCAGTACGATGTGCCGGTCCTGTACAACGGTGCGTATACAGTCGGTACCATGCCGGTGGACGGGAAAGTTATCGGTGCGGATTTTATTGTCGGCTCGGGCCACAAGAGCATGGCCTCCCCCGCCCCCTCGGGAGTCCTTGCCACGACCGCAGAACGGGCAAAAGAAGTGTTTCGCACAACCGGGATCACGGGGGATGTGACGGGCAGAAAATTCGGGATCAAGGAACCGGAGCTGATGGGCTGCACACTCATGGGCGCAACCCTCGTGGGCATGATGGCCTCGTTTCCCCATGTAAAGGAGCGGGTAAAGCATTTCGATAAGGAACTCGTCAACAACCGGATCGTCATGGAAGCACTCCTCTCCATTGAAGGGACAAAGATCTTATCTGAATATCCACGAAAACATACGCTCACCCGGGTCGATACCACCGGATCCTTCGACAGGGTGGCTGAAACCCACAAGAAGAAAGGATTCTATTTCTCATCCGCCCTCAACGATAAGGGAATCTTCGGCCTCATCCCCGGTGCAACCCGGATCTGGAAGTTCAACACCTACGGGATGACAGAAAAGCAGACCCGGTACCTTGCCGATGCGTTTGTTGCGGTGGCTCAGGAGAACGGGCTGCCTGTGAAATGA
- a CDS encoding DJ-1/PfpI family protein, whose product MKALIAIAPEKYRDEELAEPVAALTKAGIAFDIASTRAGTCTGMLGGKATASLSFDEIDPNNYKGLIIVGGAGSQTYLWEDDILVQLASYFHGKDKVVAAICLAPVVLAKAGILKGKKATVYDSPVAVLEMKKGRALVTKDLVVTDGRIITANGPAAAKAFAEAVVKELSDEFW is encoded by the coding sequence ATGAAAGCACTAATTGCCATAGCTCCGGAAAAGTACCGTGACGAGGAACTGGCAGAGCCGGTTGCGGCCCTCACAAAAGCCGGGATCGCCTTTGATATCGCCTCTACCCGGGCCGGCACCTGCACGGGAATGCTTGGAGGAAAGGCAACCGCCAGCCTCTCGTTTGACGAGATCGACCCCAATAACTACAAGGGCCTGATTATTGTCGGGGGCGCGGGAAGTCAGACATACCTCTGGGAAGACGATATACTTGTGCAGCTTGCAAGTTATTTCCACGGGAAGGATAAGGTGGTTGCCGCAATCTGCCTTGCGCCGGTGGTGCTTGCAAAAGCCGGGATCCTCAAAGGAAAGAAGGCAACCGTGTATGACAGCCCGGTTGCAGTGCTGGAGATGAAGAAGGGAAGGGCACTTGTAACCAAAGACCTGGTCGTAACCGATGGTCGGATCATAACCGCAAACGGCCCGGCTGCTGCAAAGGCGTTTGCAGAAGCGGTAGTAAAAGAGCTCAGTGACGAATTCTGGTAA
- a CDS encoding PAS domain-containing protein, whose product MMQDYQQELGQIKNLLRQNPEGMSVTDIAKALKKNKNTTGRYLDILLISGQVDMRTYGMAKVFTLSQRVPLSAMLSYSKDLIMVLDKESRITDINENFATLLRIARKDAIGKNVAYLNSPEVDVRDFIHTLSAPGTRESERIVSFAVKGSGERIFKQKSVPTVFDDGQRGLTIILSDVTEEIVKEREIREREEQFRMMAENIQDGLIILENDRCTFVNRRVAEITGYTFEELWAMDPMATIIDPEDQKKLEPILELRKKPAQGVTEFQGRIRRKDGVFRDVYLRTTSLKHEETWFAFVIMTDITELRTKDAALFESEQRFRMMAENIQDSLFIIENEQLVYSNRRLSEITGYSGEELLAKSPRDLIAPEDMQRIEELYTKSVAGAGPAQFRSWVRCKNGESRFVYGHINSVSSGQTVSTYITMTDITEFAQREQALQDRIRELEKSIGQ is encoded by the coding sequence ATGATGCAGGATTACCAGCAGGAACTTGGCCAGATCAAGAACCTTCTCAGGCAAAATCCGGAGGGAATGAGCGTTACCGATATTGCAAAAGCGCTCAAGAAGAACAAGAACACGACCGGGCGGTACCTGGATATCCTGCTGATATCAGGACAGGTGGACATGCGGACGTACGGCATGGCCAAGGTCTTTACTCTCTCCCAGCGCGTCCCGCTCTCTGCCATGCTCAGTTATTCAAAGGACCTGATCATGGTCCTTGACAAGGAATCCCGCATCACCGATATCAATGAAAATTTTGCTACACTCCTGCGCATTGCCCGAAAGGATGCCATAGGAAAAAATGTTGCTTATCTCAACTCCCCCGAGGTAGATGTCCGCGATTTTATCCACACCCTCTCTGCGCCCGGCACCCGGGAATCGGAGCGTATTGTTTCATTTGCAGTAAAGGGGTCCGGGGAACGGATCTTCAAGCAGAAATCCGTTCCCACGGTTTTTGATGATGGCCAAAGAGGCCTTACCATTATCCTTTCCGATGTAACTGAGGAGATCGTAAAAGAGCGGGAGATCCGGGAGCGGGAAGAACAGTTCCGGATGATGGCTGAGAATATCCAGGACGGGCTGATCATTTTAGAAAATGACCGGTGCACTTTTGTGAACCGGAGGGTTGCTGAGATCACCGGTTATACCTTTGAAGAACTCTGGGCAATGGATCCCATGGCAACAATCATAGATCCCGAGGACCAAAAAAAGCTGGAGCCGATCCTTGAACTCCGCAAAAAACCAGCCCAGGGAGTTACCGAGTTCCAGGGCCGTATCCGGAGGAAAGATGGTGTTTTCCGGGATGTTTATCTCAGGACCACCAGCCTCAAGCATGAAGAGACCTGGTTTGCGTTTGTTATCATGACCGATATCACCGAGCTGCGGACCAAGGATGCCGCACTCTTTGAAAGCGAACAGCGGTTCCGGATGATGGCAGAAAACATCCAGGACAGCCTCTTTATTATCGAGAACGAGCAGCTGGTCTATTCCAACCGGCGTCTCAGTGAGATCACGGGATATTCGGGTGAAGAGCTGCTTGCGAAGAGTCCCCGGGACCTGATTGCTCCTGAAGACATGCAGCGGATTGAGGAACTTTACACCAAATCCGTGGCCGGTGCCGGGCCGGCGCAGTTCCGGAGCTGGGTGCGGTGCAAAAACGGGGAAAGCCGGTTTGTGTACGGCCATATCAATTCTGTCAGCTCCGGCCAGACCGTGAGCACGTACATCACCATGACAGATATCACGGAATTTGCACAGCGCGAACAGGCGCTGCAGGATCGTATCCGGGAGCTGGAGAAGTCCATCGGGCAATAA
- a CDS encoding DUF2150 family protein → MAKKASKKVEEEPLKLFYIFYNQERWDNWVKSLSEASFEVDPKSDEMPEGFRVLDSFSVDITLAVLKIVKLYQNKRFSREETLDKLAAVEAIVMSEAPKGDLEEIIEILQLPKLVLFASSRRYLGGEFDKDIKTLVKKGREAIDKDMEQALEIASNIGAAVIDGAACCGKYVKDDLENPTLFDEWLIECERMFEAMGSLKNFDESTGEDE, encoded by the coding sequence ATGGCAAAAAAGGCGAGCAAAAAGGTTGAAGAGGAACCCCTGAAACTCTTCTACATCTTCTATAACCAGGAGCGCTGGGACAACTGGGTAAAGTCGCTTTCTGAGGCGAGTTTCGAGGTAGACCCGAAAAGCGACGAGATGCCCGAGGGCTTCCGGGTACTGGACAGTTTCTCGGTAGACATCACCCTTGCCGTGCTCAAGATTGTCAAGCTGTACCAGAACAAGCGGTTCAGCAGGGAAGAGACGCTGGATAAGCTTGCGGCAGTCGAGGCTATTGTCATGTCCGAGGCCCCGAAAGGCGATCTCGAGGAGATAATTGAGATCCTCCAGCTTCCAAAGCTCGTCCTCTTTGCCTCGTCCCGCCGGTACCTTGGCGGCGAATTTGATAAGGACATAAAAACGCTTGTAAAAAAGGGCAGGGAAGCAATCGACAAGGACATGGAGCAGGCGTTAGAGATTGCATCCAATATCGGTGCCGCGGTAATCGATGGCGCTGCCTGCTGCGGGAAGTACGTCAAGGATGATCTCGAGAACCCGACCCTGTTTGACGAGTGGCTCATCGAATGCGAGCGGATGTTTGAGGCCATGGGCTCGCTCAAGAATTTCGATGAATCGACCGGAGAAGACGAGTGA
- a CDS encoding mechanosensitive ion channel family protein: MVDVVTSVTDQWNATVMNYAPSVIGALIVLLIGWIVGRLLGRAVRIVLDKIGEQHFVEQVADQTSFAGSVKKAGITVGYIGDIFVRLFVYMIAVLAAVNILDMEYMSRLMTTIVEYIPHIVAFIIILIVGFILADYFIDFLGRYYAQQDIQLITPVLFLIRLFLYFAITILALSQLMLDLTIIYTFVTPIAWGIGLGLGAAIAIIVGFGLKNRSEAIMDNIINSIVKKP, from the coding sequence ATGGTTGATGTTGTAACCAGTGTTACTGACCAGTGGAATGCAACGGTGATGAACTATGCCCCAAGCGTCATCGGGGCGCTTATCGTGCTGCTCATCGGCTGGATTGTCGGTCGCCTTCTTGGCAGGGCAGTACGGATCGTTCTTGACAAGATTGGCGAGCAGCACTTTGTCGAGCAGGTGGCCGATCAGACCTCGTTTGCCGGTTCGGTCAAAAAGGCCGGGATCACTGTAGGATATATAGGAGATATCTTTGTCCGGCTTTTCGTGTACATGATTGCCGTGCTTGCGGCAGTAAATATCCTTGACATGGAGTACATGAGCAGGCTTATGACCACAATCGTGGAGTATATCCCCCACATTGTCGCCTTCATCATCATCCTTATCGTGGGATTCATTCTTGCGGATTATTTCATCGATTTCCTGGGGCGGTACTATGCACAGCAGGATATCCAGCTCATTACACCGGTCCTGTTTTTGATCCGCCTTTTCCTCTACTTTGCGATCACGATCCTCGCCCTTTCCCAGCTGATGCTCGACCTCACGATCATCTACACGTTCGTGACCCCGATTGCCTGGGGCATCGGGCTTGGTCTTGGCGCTGCGATCGCTATCATCGTCGGATTCGGGCTCAAGAACCGCAGCGAAGCGATCATGGATAATATTATCAATTCGATCGTTAAAAAGCCCTGA
- a CDS encoding COG1361 S-layer family protein, whose translation MITRDTPLSPVNRTVFPACASLPRLLCLVSLALLVFAVLPVSAGDQYMAGNPELSAHISGTNEFSPGDDVSLPVVIDNTGLNQYLIVNSGIISPTDLSNTAKQLTVALGAGDAPLVVKADPQVVGDLAASNSATASFHITVNRYAPAGIYQLPVVLNYTYLYQANQEGTEALNYQYKSINETVFVPITIKPEVQIAVTSVEAANLNAGIEGYVNLTVENVGSDNGRNAVVRIQQNDQSPITPAEGSVYIGDFPLGAISNCTFRVSVASTAQQKTYPLDVLVTYKNYEGDYVDSPIETVGVPVGQKVAFAVTPVSASVRPGANAVITYQFQNTGGTTAYNAEARISAIDPFTSNDDTAFLGTMAPGDVRTASFAVSVDSGATVKEYGLDSEVIYRDALDNQFTSDPLKVNVEVVHAPSLTEAIGLPGLIVIILAVLAAAGYAIYRRWFRPR comes from the coding sequence ATGATCACACGCGATACTCCCTTATCCCCCGTCAACCGCACGGTTTTTCCGGCCTGCGCCAGCCTGCCGCGGCTGTTATGCCTGGTTTCGCTCGCTCTTCTCGTGTTTGCTGTCCTGCCGGTGAGTGCAGGAGATCAGTACATGGCAGGGAACCCCGAGCTCTCTGCGCATATCAGCGGCACCAATGAATTTTCTCCCGGGGACGATGTCAGCCTGCCGGTTGTCATCGACAACACCGGGCTAAACCAGTACTTGATCGTAAACTCAGGGATCATAAGCCCCACTGATCTTTCGAACACGGCCAAGCAGCTGACCGTTGCGCTCGGAGCCGGGGATGCACCGCTTGTAGTTAAGGCCGACCCGCAGGTTGTCGGCGATCTTGCTGCAAGCAACAGTGCCACGGCTTCATTCCATATCACCGTGAACCGGTATGCCCCGGCCGGAATATACCAACTGCCGGTTGTCCTGAATTACACGTATCTGTACCAGGCAAACCAGGAAGGTACCGAGGCGCTCAACTATCAGTACAAGAGCATCAACGAGACGGTCTTTGTCCCGATCACCATCAAGCCGGAAGTTCAGATTGCGGTCACCAGCGTTGAGGCAGCAAATCTGAACGCCGGGATCGAGGGTTATGTCAATCTGACCGTTGAAAACGTGGGGTCTGATAACGGCAGAAATGCGGTAGTCCGGATCCAGCAGAACGACCAGAGCCCGATTACGCCGGCTGAAGGCAGCGTGTACATCGGGGACTTTCCGCTTGGCGCGATATCCAACTGCACGTTCCGGGTATCTGTGGCAAGCACTGCCCAGCAGAAGACCTACCCGCTCGATGTGCTGGTAACGTACAAGAATTATGAGGGAGATTACGTGGACTCTCCCATAGAGACCGTGGGGGTTCCGGTAGGCCAGAAAGTGGCGTTTGCGGTAACCCCGGTCAGTGCATCAGTCCGGCCTGGTGCCAATGCCGTAATCACCTACCAGTTCCAGAATACGGGCGGGACCACCGCGTATAACGCCGAAGCGCGGATAAGTGCGATTGACCCCTTCACCAGTAACGATGACACGGCTTTCCTTGGCACCATGGCACCCGGGGATGTACGGACTGCATCGTTTGCTGTATCTGTTGATTCGGGTGCTACCGTCAAGGAATATGGCCTGGATTCCGAGGTTATCTACCGCGATGCGCTCGATAACCAGTTCACCTCCGATCCTCTCAAGGTCAATGTTGAGGTTGTGCATGCTCCCTCCCTGACCGAAGCAATCGGCCTGCCCGGTCTTATCGTCATTATCCTGGCCGTTCTTGCAGCGGCAGGCTATGCAATCTATCGCAGGTGGTTTAGACCCCGGTAA